From Staphylothermus hellenicus DSM 12710, a single genomic window includes:
- a CDS encoding carboxymuconolactone decarboxylase family protein: protein MEELVNEFYASVKKWLKTNPKQIRAFLDFLQTVREPGALDTKTKELIAVASSVAARCQWCIALHVKEAIEAGASPEEIREAAWVAVLMGGGPNLAYMQLVEKAIQEFTEQG, encoded by the coding sequence ATGGAAGAGCTCGTTAATGAATTCTATGCGTCAGTTAAGAAATGGCTTAAAACAAATCCTAAGCAGATCAGGGCATTCCTCGACTTTCTACAAACAGTTCGTGAACCAGGGGCTCTAGATACTAAGACAAAGGAATTGATCGCTGTAGCTTCGAGTGTAGCGGCCAGGTGTCAATGGTGTATTGCACTACATGTTAAAGAAGCCATTGAAGCAGGTGCATCTCCTGAAGAGATAAGAGAAGCTGCTTGGGTAGCTGTATTAATGGGTGGGGGGCCTAACCTAGCGTATATGCAATTAGTGGAGAAGGCTATACAAGAGTTTACTGAGCAGGGCTAG